The following proteins are encoded in a genomic region of Gemmatimonadales bacterium:
- a CDS encoding tetratricopeptide repeat protein — protein sequence MPAAVATQRDLAVLRSFARRIDPSDAGAHNNLGVLYYQRGLYQEAVLSFTGALELDPRMAIAQRNLEIVYGGTGFYDRRIAELRERLRQRPDDRDARWELARAFASVGQLDDAVAEFNALLAEQPHDLGVLLQLGLAEQRRGNLEQAVEWFDRARELDQGSSVVEFHRGEVFYNRGMNDEALAALERAVALNPDNAEAHHLLAFVLGDLGRHGEARHASKRAVQLNPLLARAQTNLSLEAPAQARQVKPPGHAAGGASEAQRQMAHCDLGRAFRQKGYYAEALREYRLALEHGEDRQLVRQAMAEVHLIRHELAAALELYEDLVQAQPGKPKLWNERGVALHQLGRREDALASYRRAIEVDAEYALAYNNLGVLLTALGQMDEAVDAFRGALRRQGDLLHARLNLALLLSQSRRYQLSLEAYRQALETSPASGAAWNGIGLVLVELKRYPDARNAFARAVEADGENAAAHYNLSFMLSNLGDFEGALREVRRALELDPYYVAQKFLLSIELQYEDPSLTVVPDLSGERPFGESGETFQFDPRLLDDLFRELKPAAPAPEKDKTGDDPLALARDYLSKSLFDRAIAELTRAMQRGADRAEGAVLLGSIYARRGVWGEALDRYREARRQAPGHRGAREGEVRALLALDRATEARPLAEGLLAAFDDDADVALLAAEARSETGDPAGAVEILRRAEVRAPARADIRKLLGGVALKVGDVELARTAYRAALDLDPGYVEVWLEFGRLARARGAVREAEEAYRSALEHLPSYAEAAHALADLLCGDSRGGEAMDVLIGTLARDPYDFEALIILARVLLDANRAADALAACERVVRFEPDHLAAHYFLGVALARERRYREAVQWWERCIALDPAGTYAQKARTHARTALDLVHIFAGEAA from the coding sequence ATGCCGGCAGCCGTGGCCACGCAGCGTGATCTCGCCGTCCTGAGATCGTTCGCGCGCCGGATCGACCCGTCGGACGCCGGTGCGCACAACAACCTCGGCGTCCTCTACTACCAGCGCGGCCTCTACCAGGAGGCCGTCTTGAGCTTCACGGGCGCGCTGGAGCTCGACCCCAGGATGGCGATCGCGCAGCGCAACCTCGAGATCGTCTATGGCGGCACCGGTTTCTACGACCGGAGGATCGCCGAGTTGCGCGAGCGGCTGCGCCAGCGCCCGGACGACCGTGACGCGCGTTGGGAGCTGGCGCGGGCCTTCGCGTCGGTGGGCCAGCTGGACGACGCGGTCGCGGAGTTCAACGCGCTGCTCGCGGAGCAGCCTCACGACCTGGGCGTACTCCTGCAACTCGGCCTGGCGGAGCAGCGTCGCGGCAACCTCGAGCAGGCGGTGGAGTGGTTCGACCGCGCGCGGGAGCTGGACCAGGGATCGTCCGTGGTCGAGTTCCACCGCGGCGAGGTGTTCTACAACCGCGGCATGAACGACGAGGCACTGGCCGCGCTGGAGCGCGCGGTGGCGCTCAACCCGGACAACGCCGAGGCGCACCACCTCCTCGCTTTCGTGCTGGGCGACCTGGGCCGGCACGGCGAGGCGCGCCACGCGTCGAAGCGGGCGGTGCAGCTGAACCCGCTGCTGGCGCGCGCGCAGACCAACCTCTCGCTCGAGGCGCCGGCGCAGGCGCGGCAGGTGAAGCCTCCGGGGCATGCGGCGGGAGGAGCGTCCGAGGCGCAGCGCCAGATGGCGCACTGTGACCTCGGCCGGGCGTTTCGCCAGAAGGGTTACTACGCGGAGGCGCTCCGGGAGTACCGGCTCGCCCTCGAGCACGGCGAGGACCGGCAGCTCGTTCGCCAGGCCATGGCCGAAGTTCACCTCATCCGGCACGAGCTGGCCGCGGCGCTCGAGCTCTACGAGGACCTGGTTCAGGCTCAGCCGGGGAAGCCGAAGCTGTGGAACGAGCGCGGCGTCGCGTTGCACCAGTTGGGCCGTCGGGAGGACGCGCTCGCCTCCTACCGCCGCGCGATCGAGGTCGATGCCGAGTACGCGCTCGCCTACAACAACCTCGGCGTGCTGCTCACGGCCCTCGGCCAGATGGACGAGGCGGTGGACGCGTTCCGCGGCGCGCTCCGGCGCCAGGGCGACCTGCTGCACGCCCGGCTCAACCTGGCGCTGCTCCTGTCGCAGTCGCGGCGCTACCAGCTCTCGCTGGAGGCGTACCGGCAGGCTCTCGAGACCTCGCCGGCCTCGGGCGCGGCGTGGAACGGGATCGGCCTGGTGCTGGTCGAGCTGAAGCGCTACCCTGACGCCAGGAACGCGTTCGCCCGGGCGGTGGAGGCCGATGGCGAGAACGCAGCGGCGCACTACAACCTCAGCTTCATGCTCTCCAACCTCGGGGATTTCGAGGGCGCGCTGAGGGAAGTGCGGCGGGCGCTCGAGCTGGACCCGTACTACGTGGCGCAGAAGTTCCTGCTGTCGATCGAGCTCCAGTACGAGGACCCATCGCTGACGGTCGTGCCGGATCTGTCCGGCGAGCGGCCGTTCGGCGAGAGCGGCGAGACCTTCCAGTTCGATCCGCGGCTCCTGGACGACCTATTCCGCGAGCTCAAGCCGGCCGCGCCGGCGCCCGAGAAGGACAAGACCGGCGACGACCCGCTCGCCCTGGCGCGTGACTATCTCTCGAAGTCGCTCTTCGATCGGGCGATCGCCGAGCTGACGCGCGCCATGCAGCGCGGCGCCGACCGCGCCGAGGGCGCGGTGCTCCTGGGCAGCATCTACGCGCGGCGCGGTGTCTGGGGCGAGGCGCTGGACCGCTACCGCGAGGCGCGCCGGCAGGCGCCGGGCCACCGCGGCGCGCGGGAAGGCGAGGTGCGCGCCCTGCTCGCCCTGGACCGGGCGACGGAAGCGCGGCCGCTGGCGGAGGGGCTGCTGGCCGCGTTCGACGACGACGCCGACGTCGCGCTCCTCGCGGCCGAGGCGCGGAGCGAGACCGGCGATCCTGCCGGCGCGGTGGAGATCCTGCGGCGCGCCGAGGTGCGCGCCCCGGCGCGCGCCGACATCCGGAAGCTCCTCGGCGGCGTGGCGCTGAAGGTCGGCGACGTCGAGCTGGCCCGGACAGCTTACCGCGCCGCGCTCGACCTCGACCCCGGATACGTGGAGGTCTGGCTCGAGTTCGGCCGGCTGGCGCGGGCGCGCGGTGCCGTGCGGGAGGCGGAGGAGGCGTATCGCTCCGCCCTCGAGCACCTCCCCTCGTACGCGGAGGCGGCCCATGCCCTCGCCGACCTGTTGTGCGGGGACAGCCGCGGGGGCGAGGCGATGGACGTGCTCATCGGTACGCTGGCGCGCGACCCGTACGACTTCGAGGCGCTGATCATCCTCGCGCGCGTGCTGCTCGACGCCAACCGGGCGGCGGACGCGCTGGCCGCTTGCGAGCGAGTGGTCCGGTTCGAGCCCGACCACCTGGCGGCGCACTACTTCCTCGGCGTCGCGCTGGCGAGGGAGCGGCGCTACCGCGAGGCGGTCCAGTGGTGGGAGCGGTGCATCGCGCTCGATCCCGCGGGGACCTACGCGCAGAAGGCGCGCACCCACGCCCGCACCGCTCTCGACCTGGTGCACATCTTCGCGGGCGAGGCGGCGTAG
- a CDS encoding DUF4388 domain-containing protein yields MAIEGPLKELGLHDVFQLLDLSRKTGVMRITSHLRNNEGTVAFDGGAIVYAEIRSNPHRIGVVLVRSGKVTEAELERACAIQEREVEGGRRRLGQILIEMGVIAQRELERQVEMHVAEVVFELLSWQEGFFSFTEEPLAGVPADAMVRIRTETLLMEGARRIDEWSRIESHIPHLDVIPVLAPIDAEGELAHLDLLPAEWEVLAQVDGARDVRQVAQSLGRSEFEVARTLFGLVSTGVLALHDPAAQRKPRASITDAAGALLATAELRLEAGDVAAAKAAALAAASLRPDEARVHLVLGRAHLRDGYWSEAVEECRKAVRLDPEIADPYRWFGLALAATGRFREAREQWDRWERLVDGEAEPDARQQIASAKLAAATLEQLLGGARG; encoded by the coding sequence ATGGCGATCGAGGGACCGCTCAAAGAGCTGGGGCTCCACGACGTCTTCCAGCTTCTCGACCTGTCGCGCAAGACGGGGGTGATGCGGATCACGAGCCATCTCCGGAACAACGAGGGGACGGTCGCGTTCGACGGCGGCGCGATCGTGTACGCCGAGATCCGCTCGAACCCGCACCGCATCGGGGTCGTGCTGGTACGCTCTGGGAAGGTGACCGAGGCGGAACTCGAGCGTGCTTGCGCGATCCAGGAGCGCGAGGTCGAGGGGGGCCGGCGGCGGCTCGGCCAGATCCTGATCGAGATGGGCGTGATAGCGCAGCGCGAGCTCGAGCGCCAGGTGGAGATGCACGTTGCCGAGGTGGTCTTCGAGCTGCTGTCGTGGCAGGAGGGCTTCTTCTCGTTCACCGAGGAGCCGCTTGCCGGCGTCCCGGCGGACGCGATGGTGCGGATCCGCACCGAGACGCTCCTGATGGAGGGCGCGCGGCGGATCGACGAGTGGTCGAGGATCGAAAGCCACATCCCGCACCTCGACGTCATCCCCGTGCTCGCGCCGATCGATGCGGAAGGTGAGTTGGCCCACCTCGACCTGCTGCCCGCCGAGTGGGAGGTGCTGGCGCAAGTGGACGGCGCGCGCGACGTGCGGCAGGTGGCGCAGAGCCTGGGACGGTCGGAGTTCGAGGTAGCGCGGACCCTGTTCGGGCTGGTCTCGACGGGGGTGCTCGCTCTGCACGATCCGGCGGCGCAGCGGAAGCCGCGGGCCTCGATCACCGACGCCGCCGGGGCGCTGCTCGCCACCGCGGAGTTGCGGCTGGAGGCCGGCGACGTGGCGGCCGCCAAGGCGGCTGCGCTCGCCGCCGCATCGCTCCGGCCCGACGAGGCGCGGGTCCACCTCGTGCTCGGGCGCGCGCACCTGAGGGACGGCTACTGGAGCGAAGCCGTCGAGGAATGCCGCAAGGCGGTCCGGCTCGACCCCGAGATCGCGGACCCGTACCGATGGTTCGGGCTCGCGCTCGCCGCCACCGGCCGGTTCCGTGAAGCGCGCGAGCAGTGGGACCGGTGGGAGCGGTTGGTTGACGGCGAGGCTGAGCCCGACGCCCGCCAGCAGATCGCGTCGGCGAAGCTGGCGGCGGCGACGTTGGAGCAGCTGCTGGGAGGCGCGCGTGGCTGA
- a CDS encoding tetratricopeptide repeat protein, whose translation MADDIRALSAVLARDPSSLVYADLAEALRRRGQREEALRVAEFGLGRHPQHADGHDCLARICADLGDHPRARTAWERALEIAPEHAGALKGIAFLFFRQGDVHRAADTLEHALAANPADDGVRRALESIRVGSPAGASASVAPAPVAVVEATRPQDASEGALRAVRPTERPRAAEPTTAPSGRPEAELPQGDDRPPVFVGLEGATADILLLDARGLVVAGGLKDERGADVSELAAAALAGVSGEASRTAGYLALGGWGTIVAEAETANLVLAPVGEGALLMVRRERSIPVGLALRFAERARGAAHRWLEGQGA comes from the coding sequence GTGGCTGACGACATCCGGGCCCTCTCAGCGGTGCTGGCGCGAGACCCCTCGAGCCTGGTCTACGCCGACTTGGCGGAGGCGCTGCGGCGTCGCGGGCAGCGCGAAGAGGCGCTGCGCGTCGCGGAGTTCGGGCTGGGCCGCCACCCGCAGCACGCCGACGGGCACGACTGCCTCGCGCGCATCTGCGCCGACCTCGGCGACCACCCGCGGGCGCGCACCGCCTGGGAGCGGGCGCTCGAGATCGCGCCGGAGCACGCAGGCGCGCTCAAGGGGATCGCATTCCTCTTCTTCCGGCAAGGGGACGTGCACCGCGCGGCCGACACCCTCGAGCACGCTCTGGCGGCTAACCCCGCGGACGATGGGGTGCGGCGTGCGCTGGAGTCGATCCGGGTGGGCTCCCCCGCGGGCGCGTCGGCGTCGGTCGCGCCGGCACCGGTTGCGGTGGTCGAGGCGACGCGGCCCCAGGACGCGAGCGAGGGCGCCCTGCGCGCGGTCCGACCGACCGAGCGTCCGCGGGCCGCGGAGCCGACGACCGCACCGAGTGGGCGACCGGAGGCTGAATTGCCGCAGGGCGATGATCGCCCGCCGGTGTTCGTTGGACTCGAGGGCGCGACCGCTGACATCTTGTTGCTGGACGCGCGGGGCCTGGTGGTGGCCGGCGGCCTCAAGGACGAGCGCGGCGCGGACGTATCGGAGTTGGCGGCGGCGGCGCTCGCCGGCGTTTCGGGCGAAGCGTCGCGCACGGCAGGCTACCTGGCGCTGGGGGGGTGGGGCACGATCGTGGCGGAGGCGGAAACGGCCAACCTCGTGCTCGCGCCGGTGGGCGAAGGGGCGTTGCTGATGGTGCGCCGCGAGCGCAGCATCCCGGTCGGCTTGGCGCTGAGGTTCGCGGAGCGGGCGCGCGGCGCGGCGCACCGGTGGCTGGAGGGCCAGGGCGCGTGA
- a CDS encoding roadblock/LC7 domain-containing protein encodes MTDHLSRSLDRISRVRGVRGSMFVAADDGIVVEQLLMEGVDGRAVAAFAASLARKVSGAAAATGGGKVRFIQMAAEGGTLLVAQAPPELLVVAVADPGVNIGLARLEMMRAAEAAAQ; translated from the coding sequence GTGACCGACCATCTGAGCAGGTCGCTCGACCGCATCTCCCGCGTGCGCGGCGTGAGGGGCTCGATGTTCGTCGCGGCCGACGACGGGATCGTGGTCGAGCAGCTGCTGATGGAAGGAGTGGACGGCCGGGCGGTGGCGGCGTTCGCCGCCTCGCTGGCCAGGAAGGTGAGCGGCGCGGCGGCCGCGACCGGCGGCGGCAAGGTCCGGTTCATCCAGATGGCGGCCGAGGGCGGCACCCTGCTGGTGGCGCAGGCGCCGCCCGAACTGTTGGTCGTGGCGGTAGCCGACCCCGGCGTCAACATTGGGCTCGCGCGCCTCGAGATGATGCGCGCGGCGGAGGCAGCGGCCCAGTGA
- a CDS encoding roadblock/LC7 domain-containing protein — protein sequence MSTTVVEAWTELPLVRYVAQSSARIVVVMTPAGQVLAQHGFTRAVDLMSACALGAAIMASSGALAQLLGEEGFAALHHSGHKHGIHLAACATPRGPLIALTVFGKETSIGLVQLFHEEFVVALKQAAPVDQERKPILAADFESELNSSLTSLFRR from the coding sequence GTGAGCACTACCGTCGTCGAAGCTTGGACCGAGCTGCCGCTCGTCCGCTACGTGGCCCAGTCCAGCGCCCGCATCGTCGTCGTCATGACGCCGGCGGGGCAGGTCCTCGCGCAACACGGATTCACGCGCGCCGTCGACCTGATGTCGGCCTGCGCCCTCGGCGCGGCGATCATGGCGTCTTCCGGCGCGCTGGCGCAGCTGTTGGGTGAGGAGGGTTTCGCCGCCCTCCACCACTCCGGCCACAAGCACGGCATTCATCTCGCCGCGTGCGCCACGCCGCGGGGGCCGCTCATCGCCCTCACTGTCTTCGGGAAGGAGACGTCCATCGGGCTGGTGCAACTCTTCCACGAGGAGTTCGTGGTGGCGCTCAAGCAGGCGGCGCCCGTCGATCAGGAGCGGAAACCGATCCTCGCCGCCGACTTCGAGTCTGAGCTCAACAGCAGTCTAACTTCACTTTTCCGCCGGTGA
- a CDS encoding GTPase domain-containing protein, which produces MSLVNFTTREITCKIVYYGPGRSGKTSNLHYIYSQVPDDRKGRMVSLATQTDRTLFFDFLPLDLGSISGFTTKFQLYTVPGQVYYNATRKLVLQGADGVVFVADSQIRQLDENIESLQNLHVNVLEHGIDIRGLPTVVQFNKQDLPRELILSPEELDDALNFRAHPTFPADALHGAGVFETLKAISAEVLRKLSEGAAAARRG; this is translated from the coding sequence ATGTCGCTCGTGAACTTCACGACGCGCGAGATCACGTGCAAGATCGTCTACTACGGCCCCGGTAGGTCCGGCAAGACGAGCAACCTGCATTACATCTACAGCCAGGTGCCGGACGACCGGAAAGGACGGATGGTCTCGCTGGCGACCCAGACCGACCGGACGCTGTTCTTCGATTTTCTGCCGCTGGACCTCGGCTCGATCTCGGGCTTCACGACCAAGTTCCAGCTGTACACGGTGCCCGGCCAGGTCTACTACAACGCGACCCGCAAGCTCGTCCTCCAGGGCGCGGACGGAGTCGTGTTCGTAGCCGACAGCCAGATCCGCCAGCTCGACGAGAACATCGAAAGCCTGCAGAACCTGCACGTCAACGTCCTCGAGCACGGGATCGACATCCGGGGCCTGCCCACGGTGGTGCAGTTCAACAAGCAGGACCTCCCGCGCGAGCTGATCCTCTCGCCGGAGGAGCTCGACGATGCTCTCAACTTCCGCGCGCACCCGACTTTCCCGGCCGACGCGCTTCACGGGGCTGGTGTCTTCGAGACGCTCAAGGCGATCAGTGCCGAAGTGCTGCGCAAGCTGAGCGAGGGCGCAGCGGCCGCGCGGCGCGGCTAG
- a CDS encoding DnaA/Hda family protein has translation MDLNPRFRFESFVVGASNRLAATASQAVAASPGAAYNPLFLYAKSGLGKTHLLQAVGHGVLDRQPAMRVRYLTLEEFVEQYHAAVAAGQSDAFRRSAEEADVLLIDDVQFLAKHRELQSELLRLSEALQVAECQLVLTSDRPPSEIQDLDERLVSRLSGGLLVDMAAPDFETRLAILRRKSDERGMVFASGVLETVAEVGASNVRELVGLVNRLIAFQAVSDTPLTPQGARSLLTGEVSEGGEAAASAPPPPPAAAEEVRDEFSAFLSAVTRTVAQSLDAWRSRIGEAVMRWQGEGYRTARLEQLLHSESVPDVDGAIAKFAADVEELQRLAGEVAGLDAAAAGHARFRDPDRLDEARAFAARLLEGTAPPPAPSAALSFDDYIEGQANEAVVRAARLIAREPGRRYNPLFIVGPSGVGKTHLLHAVGNALAAGPSGTTVACLSSQSFVEELVAAIDGGNIEWWRRRYGRADALLVDDVQLIAGKERTQEELLNLFNALADAEKQLVFTADRLPAQLKDIAPRLVTRFEGGLVAELGAPDRTMREKMVRKLLQAHGVAAEDDVVQYLAARPADSARAVRGLVNRALSSMGSADSALTMRTARTAIEGRTARPSQAQAISALVPSGLDPALASREKIVWDWPDAGERLIEELR, from the coding sequence GTGGACCTTAACCCACGGTTCCGGTTCGAGTCCTTCGTCGTGGGCGCCAGCAACCGGCTCGCGGCGACCGCGTCGCAGGCCGTCGCGGCCTCACCCGGGGCCGCCTACAACCCTCTCTTCCTTTACGCGAAGTCGGGGCTCGGCAAGACCCACCTCCTCCAGGCTGTCGGCCACGGAGTGCTCGATCGCCAGCCGGCGATGCGGGTCCGCTACCTGACCCTCGAGGAGTTCGTCGAGCAGTACCACGCCGCCGTCGCGGCGGGCCAGAGCGACGCTTTCCGGAGGAGCGCGGAAGAGGCCGACGTCCTGCTCATCGACGACGTGCAGTTCCTCGCCAAGCACCGCGAGCTTCAGTCGGAGCTGCTGCGCCTCTCCGAGGCGCTCCAGGTCGCGGAGTGCCAGCTGGTCCTCACGTCGGACCGGCCGCCGTCGGAGATCCAGGACCTGGACGAGCGGCTGGTCTCGCGCCTCTCCGGCGGTCTCCTGGTGGACATGGCGGCGCCCGATTTCGAGACCCGTCTGGCGATCCTCCGGCGCAAGTCCGACGAGCGCGGTATGGTGTTCGCCTCTGGCGTGCTGGAGACGGTGGCGGAGGTCGGCGCGTCGAACGTGCGGGAGCTGGTCGGGCTCGTGAACCGCCTGATCGCGTTCCAGGCCGTGAGCGACACGCCGCTCACTCCGCAGGGCGCGCGCTCCCTCCTCACCGGCGAAGTGTCCGAGGGCGGGGAGGCCGCCGCATCCGCGCCCCCGCCTCCGCCGGCCGCGGCCGAGGAGGTCCGCGACGAGTTCTCTGCCTTTCTCTCCGCAGTCACGCGCACGGTGGCGCAGTCGCTCGATGCCTGGCGCTCGCGCATCGGCGAAGCGGTGATGCGGTGGCAGGGCGAGGGTTACCGGACCGCGCGGCTCGAGCAGCTGCTCCACAGCGAGAGCGTCCCCGACGTGGACGGCGCGATCGCGAAGTTCGCCGCCGACGTCGAGGAGCTGCAGCGCCTGGCGGGAGAGGTGGCCGGGCTGGATGCCGCCGCGGCGGGGCACGCGCGTTTCCGAGACCCCGACCGACTCGACGAGGCGCGCGCGTTCGCCGCGCGACTGCTCGAGGGTACCGCCCCGCCCCCGGCGCCCTCCGCGGCGCTGTCCTTCGACGACTACATCGAGGGCCAGGCCAACGAGGCCGTGGTGCGCGCGGCGCGGCTCATCGCGCGCGAGCCCGGCCGGCGGTACAACCCGCTCTTCATCGTGGGGCCGAGCGGGGTGGGGAAGACCCACCTCCTGCATGCGGTCGGAAACGCGCTCGCCGCGGGGCCGTCCGGCACGACGGTCGCGTGCCTCTCCTCCCAGTCGTTCGTCGAGGAGTTGGTCGCGGCGATTGACGGAGGCAACATCGAGTGGTGGCGGCGCCGCTACGGCCGCGCCGACGCCCTCCTGGTGGACGACGTGCAGCTCATCGCGGGCAAGGAGCGGACCCAGGAGGAGCTGCTCAACCTCTTCAACGCACTAGCCGACGCCGAGAAGCAGCTCGTCTTCACCGCCGACCGCCTGCCGGCCCAGCTCAAGGACATCGCGCCGCGTCTTGTCACCCGGTTCGAAGGTGGCCTCGTCGCGGAACTCGGCGCGCCCGACCGCACCATGCGGGAGAAGATGGTGCGGAAGCTGCTCCAGGCGCATGGCGTCGCCGCTGAGGACGACGTCGTCCAGTACCTGGCCGCGCGGCCGGCCGACAGCGCGCGGGCGGTGCGGGGGCTCGTGAACCGAGCCCTGTCGTCCATGGGCTCCGCCGACTCCGCGCTGACCATGCGGACGGCGCGGACCGCGATCGAGGGCCGCACGGCTCGCCCGTCGCAGGCCCAGGCGATCTCGGCGCTGGTCCCGTCCGGACTCGATCCCGCGCTCGCGAGCCGCGAGAAGATCGTGTGGGACTGGCCCGACGCAGGTGAGCGGCTGATCGAGGAGCTGCGCTGA
- a CDS encoding tetratricopeptide repeat protein, with protein MAIKGSLREASLPDVLQLLSMGQKTGCLSVADRSNFGYIFFDAGSITYASIVNRRDRLGDILVKSGLITGEQLQAAIDRQAKVRNKRLGEILVEMGALSRPDLERYMRVQIEEAVYYLFTWSSGTFSFESEVRPEEQDFLVRIGPESLLLEGARRVDEWSLIEKKIPSFDLIFVVERQRLETSDVHLTAEQERIIRLLDGQRDVARVLEDSGLLEFEVGKALFGLITAGFAHRLGKTQAFEGAPAANERRVEEHRNLGLAFYKTGMFDEAGREFHRVVDLRAQDEQAHFFLGLVALRQSRWGDAVDALRHAVEQSGGRGAVLHNLAVALEQMGRLAEADAAFAAAAARAPNDARVLVGWGVVALKRGLGEEAVERLDRARGLLGEKPPSAVWYWARALAAVVAGAQEGAIAVAEEGVGRYPKSAPLRNNLAALLERAGQLERAEQLLAAALEDDPSLPQLSKNLGDLCYRSGRAEEAQQAYQRAIKLAPRLGEDVYFKLGNLAFKQLRQDEAMGYWREVIAMDPTHELARRNLETLERVR; from the coding sequence ATGGCGATCAAGGGCAGCCTGCGCGAAGCGAGCCTACCCGACGTCCTCCAGTTGCTCTCGATGGGGCAGAAGACGGGGTGCCTCTCGGTCGCAGACCGGAGCAACTTCGGCTACATCTTCTTCGACGCGGGCTCCATCACCTACGCCTCGATCGTCAACCGGCGGGACCGCCTCGGCGACATCCTGGTCAAGAGCGGCCTCATCACCGGCGAACAGCTCCAGGCCGCCATCGACCGCCAGGCGAAGGTGCGCAACAAGCGACTGGGCGAGATCCTGGTGGAGATGGGCGCCCTCTCGCGTCCGGACCTCGAGCGCTACATGCGGGTGCAGATCGAAGAGGCGGTCTACTACCTCTTCACGTGGTCGTCGGGGACGTTCAGCTTCGAGAGCGAGGTCCGTCCCGAAGAGCAGGACTTCTTGGTCCGCATCGGCCCCGAGTCCCTCCTCCTCGAGGGCGCGCGGCGGGTGGACGAGTGGAGCCTCATCGAGAAGAAGATCCCGAGCTTCGACCTGATCTTCGTGGTCGAGCGGCAGCGGCTCGAGACCTCGGACGTGCATCTTACCGCTGAACAGGAGCGGATAATCCGGCTGCTCGACGGCCAGCGCGACGTGGCGCGCGTCCTGGAGGACTCGGGCCTGCTCGAATTCGAGGTCGGCAAGGCGCTATTTGGCCTCATCACCGCCGGCTTCGCCCACCGCCTGGGAAAGACGCAGGCTTTCGAGGGGGCGCCCGCGGCCAACGAGCGGCGAGTCGAGGAACACCGTAACCTCGGACTGGCGTTCTACAAGACCGGGATGTTCGACGAGGCGGGACGGGAGTTCCACCGCGTGGTGGACCTTCGCGCCCAGGACGAGCAGGCGCACTTCTTCCTCGGCCTGGTCGCGCTGAGGCAGTCCCGGTGGGGCGACGCGGTGGACGCACTGCGCCACGCGGTCGAGCAGAGCGGCGGACGCGGGGCGGTGCTGCACAACCTGGCGGTGGCGCTGGAGCAGATGGGGCGGCTCGCCGAGGCCGACGCCGCGTTCGCCGCCGCGGCCGCGCGCGCGCCTAACGACGCGCGCGTCCTGGTCGGTTGGGGTGTGGTAGCGCTCAAGCGCGGGCTTGGTGAGGAGGCGGTCGAGCGTCTCGACCGGGCGCGCGGCTTGCTCGGGGAGAAGCCCCCGTCCGCGGTGTGGTACTGGGCGCGGGCGCTCGCCGCCGTCGTGGCGGGAGCTCAGGAGGGCGCGATCGCCGTGGCTGAAGAGGGAGTGGGCCGCTATCCCAAGAGCGCGCCGCTCCGCAACAACCTGGCGGCCCTGCTGGAGCGCGCCGGCCAGCTGGAGCGGGCCGAGCAACTGCTCGCCGCCGCGCTCGAGGATGACCCGTCGCTCCCGCAGCTGTCGAAGAACCTCGGGGACCTCTGCTACCGGAGCGGCCGTGCCGAGGAGGCGCAGCAGGCGTACCAGCGGGCCATCAAGCTCGCGCCGCGGCTCGGGGAGGACGTCTACTTCAAGCTCGGCAACCTCGCCTTCAAGCAACTCCGCCAGGACGAGGCGATGGGCTACTGGCGCGAGGTGATCGCGATGGACCCAACCCACGAGCTGGCGCGGCGCAACCTCGAGACGCTGGAGCGGGTGAGGTGA
- a CDS encoding protein-glutamate O-methyltransferase CheR, which produces MAAASPDDASLGALLAKIERMRGFAISSYKEPCLRRRLAVRMRARGVHTFGAYAAVLDRAPEEYDLLLDALTINVTKFFRNPETYALLRSRVVPELAGHHRAVAVWSAGCATGEEPYSLALLFAEQAALGAVAGARSHVRIDATDLDPAVIETMKRAEYAAPAVEEVPKALLNRYFSPGPPFRLDAAITRLVRPMRHDLTRDPPPHPPYDLIVCRNVVIYFDRPTQERLFQRLFDALVPGGYLLLGKVETLFGPPRGKFHLEDPRERLFRRP; this is translated from the coding sequence ATGGCCGCCGCGTCGCCGGATGATGCCTCGCTGGGCGCACTCCTCGCCAAGATCGAGCGCATGCGGGGCTTCGCCATCAGCAGCTACAAGGAGCCGTGCCTGCGGCGGCGGCTGGCGGTGCGGATGCGGGCCCGCGGCGTCCACACCTTCGGCGCGTACGCCGCGGTCCTCGACCGCGCCCCCGAGGAGTACGACCTGCTCCTCGACGCGCTCACGATCAACGTCACGAAGTTCTTCCGCAACCCGGAGACCTACGCGCTGCTCCGGAGCCGGGTGGTCCCGGAGTTGGCGGGCCACCACCGGGCAGTCGCCGTGTGGTCGGCCGGCTGCGCGACCGGCGAGGAGCCGTACTCGCTCGCCCTCCTCTTCGCGGAGCAAGCCGCCCTGGGCGCGGTGGCGGGTGCGCGCAGCCACGTGCGCATCGACGCCACGGACCTCGATCCCGCCGTGATCGAGACCATGAAGCGCGCCGAATACGCGGCGCCCGCCGTGGAAGAGGTGCCGAAGGCCCTCCTGAACCGGTACTTCTCTCCGGGGCCGCCGTTCCGCCTCGATGCGGCCATCACTCGCCTGGTGCGCCCGATGCGGCACGACCTGACGCGCGATCCTCCGCCGCATCCGCCGTACGACCTCATCGTCTGCCGTAACGTGGTCATCTACTTCGACCGCCCCACTCAGGAGCGGCTCTTCCAGAGGCTCTTCGACGCGCTGGTGCCGGGCGGCTACCTGCTGCTCGGCAAGGTCGAGACGTTGTTCGGGCCGCCGCGGGGCAAGTTCCATCTCGAGGATCCGCGCGAGCGGCTATTCCGCCGGCCGTGA